The Juglans regia cultivar Chandler chromosome 6, Walnut 2.0, whole genome shotgun sequence genome contains the following window.
TATTTTGAATCAACTTTAgagatatttaataaatgttgatctcttgttgttacAATGATTCTACTTCCTAGACCAAACCATTTACGATCTCTAGCTAATGTTTCTAGTTGTTTCAACTCATCCACATCATCTAGAATTAGGAGAACCCTTTTAGAGTGAAGTCTATGGCTAATCACATTGATGCCTCTATCAAAATCACGAACATCCAAATTTTCTCCCAAGATCTCATATAGAAGTGTATTTTGTAGCCAAATCAaacctttttcttgttttgaagtttttctaatgtttttctTATCAATTCCATCTATTCCGAATATCCCAACCATGCAGACAGTATCATTTCTTTCCATACTTAAATGCTGATAAATGTCTTGTACACAGGATTTTATTCCAACTAGATACTTGGCAACATTAAAAAATGTACAATTTACCTTTATCGCGTCCACCCATGTAATGATGTCCagaataagaatatttaaaacttaaaacttaaatatttttcagtCTTTACATCTCTAAACAATTTGATGTTTAAAATCTTTGCTTATTCTTTAtagaacccaaaaataaataatttccaacttttttcttaattatacgtgggcaaaagaaaaaaaaaacagagagaagattccgatttgtatttttttatgttctcCAGTTCTCTTTTTCCTATAAACTTTATGTGAAATTAATGTGGTAATACCATATTAAATCCCtcagtaagaaaatatttctaatttaagtaTAGTATGCAAAAATTCAATGCCAAAAAGactgataaatataaaatgatggtTTTGCATGGCGCACCGTATCTTCATCAATTTGCAAACTCTCAGATCttagatttgtataaattttccCCATAAACTTCTCTTGAAcatcatatataaacatataaatatttatatttatatttatatatataagcacagCCCAATAAAAATAGGATAATGATAGGATTATCACTCTCCTACTACTCAGTTactattctttttgtatttgattttttttttttttttaattttacttaatggttaaggaagtgattattaataaaattatatattttttaatttttttcttaatgattaaagatgttaaaaaaataattaaaaaaaaatgataaaaaaataaaaaaaaattcaaataaactatgagtagtaaatgggtagtaaCCCAATCACTACCCATAAAAATACCTTTCCCCTAATACGGATTACTTTTTCTAAAGCTATCTTCCACTCTATAAGCTTTACTTTATCAGCCTTGAACTTATATTCAACTCTAGCGAATGCTTCTCCAAAACTTCTTTTTTGATGTCGTACATTTGATGGATCTACATCATAAAATACGCGTAAAACAATTTGTTTCACCTTTTCCTTATACTCAAGGATCTTCACTAGCTAATCTAAACACCATCTGGAATCAGAATAGTTCTTAGAGAGTACACGATAGAAATCATTGATTCATCAATTGTTTTGAGAAGTTTTGGCgaaatttcatctttttttttcgaGATTATTGTCTATGTAAGTGTTGATTCTCCTTTTATGCAAAGCAGCgtatagatgagaaataaattttgggcGAACATCATCGCTTCTAAAACTCAAGAATACATCTTTAATCCACGGatggatggaagaagaagagaaacagagCGAGAAAGCAGATCCAGCTTGCAAGGCCTTGGAAGAACTCATCTTCTTTGTATGGGTGATTAATGTTGACGAGAGAGGTGCAATTATATAAAGATCAATTGGGTCAAAGAAAGGTGAGAACTGGGGATGTAATTCTCGGCAACAACCATACTAGCTAGCCTGCAGgtcaatatttaaaagaatatggAAGCCACcctatcaaaattcaaaacccgTAAAGAAGCCGCCATTGGTCCACTAGTGCCGTTAATCTATTTagctaaaaaacacaaaaactaaatttttatttatttatttttaaataaaaattattatacaaagaAAGTGATCTAGCCATTCATTCAATGTAAGATTTGTAGTGTTTAAAACTGCGTAAGGGACctcaatcactaaaaatttttaaattaaaataaatttataatgtccaatctttaaattttaaaagaaatttaactcatttaatccacaaaatacacaaagaggttacttaatatatatatatatatatatatatatatattta
Protein-coding sequences here:
- the LOC109018214 gene encoding disease resistance protein RUN1-like, with product MERNDTVCMVGIFGIDGIDKKNIRKTSKQEKGLIWLQNTLLYEILGENLDVRDFDRGINVISHRLHSKRVLLILDDVDELKQLETLARDRKWFGLGSRIIVTTRDQHLLNISKVDSKYELKILANNESHKLFRLHAFEKEEPLDGYAEVFEQVMQYAQGLPLALTVLGSNLKDKTIRE